A single window of Hyphomicrobiales bacterium DNA harbors:
- the potA gene encoding Spermidine/putrescine import ATP-binding protein PotA: MPQGASLSLRDLAKFYDGSGAVLGVSLDLEPGKFLTLLGPSGSGKTTTLMMVAGFVDPTAGEILVNGRSVTRVAAHKRDMGMVFQSYALFPHMTVAENVGFPLKMRGVARSEANDRIATFVKLVGLEALAKRYPQQLSGGQQQRVALARAMVFSPSLVLMDEPLGALDRRLRLQMQEEIKGIQRELGLTVIYVTHDQEEALTMSDVVAVMDGGRISSYGSPREIYERPQNRFVANFIGESNFIPCRLGENGEERRCELISGHSVAVAPTDAPAGSSAVIFLRPERLRLCKQDDPLPNKIPGRITGEIYLGDASLYRVRIAEGIEVKVKRPNRGVGMRIGEGDELMVGWQTNDSIVLQS; encoded by the coding sequence ATGCCCCAGGGTGCCAGTCTTTCCTTACGCGATCTTGCGAAGTTCTACGACGGCAGTGGGGCCGTGCTCGGTGTGTCGCTTGATCTGGAACCGGGCAAGTTCCTCACCTTGCTCGGACCGAGTGGCTCGGGGAAAACGACGACGTTGATGATGGTCGCCGGCTTCGTCGATCCAACCGCCGGTGAAATTCTTGTCAACGGTCGCTCGGTCACGCGAGTTGCAGCGCATAAGCGCGACATGGGCATGGTATTCCAGAGCTACGCCCTTTTTCCTCATATGACTGTTGCGGAGAACGTTGGATTTCCGCTCAAGATGCGGGGCGTTGCTCGCTCGGAGGCGAACGACCGGATAGCCACCTTCGTGAAGCTGGTTGGCCTGGAGGCGTTGGCCAAGCGCTATCCGCAGCAGTTGTCCGGCGGCCAGCAGCAGCGCGTGGCGCTGGCGCGCGCCATGGTGTTCAGCCCATCCCTGGTGCTGATGGACGAACCTCTTGGCGCGCTCGACCGGCGTTTGCGCCTGCAGATGCAGGAAGAGATCAAGGGCATACAGCGCGAGCTCGGTCTTACCGTCATCTATGTCACCCATGACCAGGAAGAAGCTCTCACGATGTCTGATGTCGTCGCGGTCATGGACGGCGGGCGTATCTCCAGTTACGGCAGCCCACGTGAGATATACGAACGACCGCAAAACCGCTTTGTCGCCAATTTTATCGGCGAGTCCAATTTTATTCCCTGCCGTCTCGGCGAGAATGGCGAGGAGCGTCGCTGCGAACTCATCTCCGGCCATTCCGTCGCGGTCGCGCCGACGGATGCGCCGGCCGGATCTTCGGCCGTCATCTTCCTGCGGCCGGAACGCCTGCGTCTTTGCAAACAGGATGATCCGCTTCCCAACAAGATTCCAGGTCGCATAACCGGCGAGATCTATCTTGGCGACGCCTCTCTTTACCGGGTGCGCATAGCAGAAGGCATCGAGGTCAAGGTCAAACGCCCTAACCGCGGTGTTGGTATGCGTATCGGCGAAGGCGATGAATTGATGGTCGGGTGGCAAACCAACGACAGTATCGTTCTTCAGAGCTGA
- a CDS encoding putative spermidine/putrescine transport system substrate-binding protein (Evidence 3 : Putative function from multiple computational evidences), whose protein sequence is MLQGRQISGRVRLGLAAVSLSVALVGGGMANAQDKNAGELVVLSLGGSYQDAQSKEWFKPFAEKSGVKVSEASGYNFAKLKVMIESGNVEADVVDISADTMTALAEAGLLEKIDWSKIPAECQAGIPADMKKEYAFPIIQWAMVMAYNTSKVPQDKAPKTWADFWNVTAFPGKRASIGATRPPVEQATLAINGDLAKLYPFDLNAAFDKIKSLGNAIIFADGYAQVAQYLADGEADMAIIPNGRIGPLVAAGRPVAINWNQHLTFPNFFAIPKGAPHKDNAMKFLSYVCQPEVLAKIAAPTNYGPINVDAYKFIPADVAKLLPGNPETVALGRPIDTVFLSKARPDIAKGWARMAVR, encoded by the coding sequence ATGTTGCAAGGACGTCAAATTTCCGGCCGTGTCAGACTTGGTTTAGCGGCTGTCTCGCTCTCGGTGGCTCTGGTCGGCGGAGGCATGGCAAACGCACAGGACAAGAACGCTGGAGAGCTCGTCGTCTTGTCTCTGGGCGGCAGTTATCAAGATGCGCAAAGCAAGGAATGGTTCAAGCCTTTCGCGGAAAAGAGCGGCGTAAAGGTATCCGAGGCGTCCGGCTATAACTTCGCCAAGCTCAAGGTCATGATCGAGTCCGGCAATGTCGAGGCCGATGTCGTCGATATCTCGGCGGATACGATGACCGCTCTGGCTGAGGCCGGCCTTCTCGAGAAAATCGACTGGTCGAAAATTCCCGCGGAGTGCCAGGCCGGGATCCCGGCGGACATGAAGAAGGAATATGCCTTCCCCATCATCCAGTGGGCGATGGTCATGGCCTATAATACGAGCAAGGTTCCGCAGGACAAGGCCCCGAAGACATGGGCGGACTTCTGGAACGTCACGGCCTTCCCGGGTAAGCGGGCCTCGATCGGCGCGACCCGTCCACCGGTCGAGCAGGCCACTCTCGCGATCAACGGAGACCTTGCGAAGCTCTATCCGTTTGATCTGAATGCGGCCTTCGACAAGATCAAATCGCTCGGGAACGCCATAATCTTCGCTGATGGTTATGCCCAGGTTGCGCAATATCTCGCTGACGGCGAAGCCGACATGGCAATCATTCCGAACGGCCGTATCGGGCCTCTGGTCGCGGCCGGTCGGCCTGTTGCGATCAACTGGAACCAGCATCTCACCTTCCCGAACTTCTTCGCGATCCCGAAGGGCGCGCCGCATAAGGACAATGCGATGAAGTTCCTGAGCTATGTGTGCCAGCCGGAAGTGCTCGCGAAGATCGCCGCTCCCACCAACTACGGCCCGATCAATGTGGACGCCTATAAGTTCATACCGGCTGACGTGGCAAAGCTTCTGCCAGGCAATCCGGAAACGGTGGCTCTCGGGCGTCCCATTGATACTGTGTTCCTGAGCAAGGCTCGTCCCGATATCGCGAAGGGGTGGGCACGGATGGCGGTTCGATAA
- a CDS encoding putative spermidine/putrescine transport system permease protein (Evidence 3 : Putative function from multiple computational evidences): MTDTTFPLPAAAGRGPGRFARRFPWLMAPAAIFYLVFFGWPLLQMLWSSVWSDGFTLAGYTEFFSDPVYWWVLGYTMIIGVVTLVLTLGIGYPVAYWLVGLNRTWTVVLMAFVLIPFWSSGLVRTYAWLVILGRQGLVNTTLMRFEVIDEPMPFLGTHTAVIVGLTYYLLPYMILCLFSVMNNIDRNLMLAARNLGASPLRAFFAIFVPLTKPGVFAGSFLVFMLAVGMYITPALLGGPDQTTLPLVIALQINEALDWTLAAALSMILLAVSVAIQVFANRYVDFDKMWGGAR, encoded by the coding sequence ATGACGGATACCACGTTCCCACTCCCTGCGGCAGCTGGCCGAGGGCCTGGGCGCTTCGCCAGGCGCTTCCCCTGGCTCATGGCGCCAGCCGCCATCTTCTATCTCGTCTTCTTCGGTTGGCCACTTCTCCAGATGCTCTGGAGCAGTGTCTGGAGTGATGGCTTTACACTTGCAGGCTATACGGAGTTCTTCAGTGACCCCGTGTACTGGTGGGTTCTTGGCTACACCATGATCATTGGTGTCGTGACGCTCGTTTTGACCTTGGGCATCGGATATCCAGTCGCCTATTGGCTCGTGGGGCTGAACAGGACCTGGACGGTGGTGCTCATGGCTTTCGTGCTCATCCCGTTCTGGAGCAGCGGTCTGGTGCGCACTTATGCCTGGCTCGTCATTCTCGGCAGGCAAGGTCTTGTGAACACGACGTTGATGCGTTTCGAGGTGATCGACGAACCCATGCCGTTCCTCGGGACGCATACCGCAGTCATCGTCGGCCTGACATACTACCTTCTGCCCTACATGATACTCTGCCTTTTCAGTGTCATGAATAATATCGATCGCAACCTGATGCTTGCGGCTCGCAATCTCGGGGCATCGCCACTGCGCGCCTTCTTCGCGATCTTCGTCCCGTTGACGAAGCCGGGTGTCTTTGCGGGCAGCTTTCTTGTGTTCATGCTGGCGGTTGGCATGTACATCACGCCGGCCTTGCTCGGTGGACCAGACCAGACCACTCTCCCGCTGGTCATCGCCCTGCAGATCAACGAGGCGCTGGATTGGACTTTGGCCGCGGCCCTGTCGATGATCCTGCTCGCCGTTTCTGTCGCCATTCAGGTGTTTGCCAATCGTTACGTCGACTTCGACAAGATGTGGGGAGGTGCGCGATGA
- a CDS encoding Spermidine Putrescine ABC transporter permease component potC (TC_3.A.1.11.1), translating into MSTQRMAAASSRTSPASILLAAFSLTVLAVLFAPIVVIIVVSFSPSDIMEFPPQGFSLRWYTAYFSNPMWMTATRISFLVATLTAILSLVLGFMVSVALVRSSFPGKNVVRIFLMSPLIIPKIIIAVGLYFLYVRMRILGTTFGLVAAHTLIAMPYVVMIISAALYSFDRRLEWAARGLGASPLGALRHVTFPMLRPAIISAALFAFIASFDDIILSLFLTKLTAPTLPRQIWVNVQQIIDPTIAAVSTLMTVISVFGLWLVAFIQKISSRS; encoded by the coding sequence ATGAGCACGCAACGCATGGCAGCGGCATCTTCCCGCACATCGCCGGCCAGCATCCTGCTTGCCGCCTTCTCGCTTACTGTTCTGGCGGTATTGTTCGCGCCGATCGTGGTCATCATCGTGGTGTCATTTTCGCCCAGCGACATCATGGAGTTTCCACCGCAAGGCTTCTCGTTGCGCTGGTATACGGCCTACTTCTCCAATCCGATGTGGATGACCGCGACCCGGATCAGCTTTCTCGTCGCGACCCTGACGGCCATCCTGTCCCTGGTGCTGGGCTTCATGGTTTCGGTGGCCCTCGTCCGCTCGAGCTTTCCCGGTAAGAATGTGGTTCGCATCTTCCTGATGAGCCCGTTGATCATTCCGAAAATCATCATCGCGGTGGGGCTCTATTTTCTGTATGTCCGCATGCGGATTCTGGGGACAACATTCGGTCTGGTGGCGGCGCATACGCTGATTGCCATGCCTTATGTCGTGATGATCATCTCGGCGGCGCTGTATAGCTTTGACAGGCGACTGGAATGGGCCGCTCGCGGCCTTGGTGCCTCGCCCCTGGGCGCGTTGCGTCATGTCACCTTTCCCATGCTGCGCCCGGCCATCATCAGTGCGGCCTTGTTTGCATTCATCGCTTCGTTCGATGACATCATTCTCAGCCTGTTTCTGACCAAGCTGACCGCGCCGACACTGCCGCGCCAGATCTGGGTCAATGTCCAGCAGATCATCGATCCGACGATCGCGGCCGTTTCAACGCTGATGACCGTTATCTCCGTCTTTGGATTGTGGCTCGTCGCCTTCATCCAGAAGATCTCTTCACGGTCGTGA
- a CDS encoding GntR family transcriptional regulator, giving the protein MMNNPAVKLVRPADHVYGIVKRRIMLNELKPMAVLTELGLAHEIGCSQGTIREALLRLQEDGLVIRTGRRGTVVTRLEDEEAEEMLALRRRLEMRGAERATRNVDARSLDAIMAIRETMNEAAEADDEFQLIEADKDFHLAIFRLSQLEALEQILARCIMHTHRSKLWAPRHRRPLHDTARRHDILIDRLVARDGPGLAEELGSHIDTIVLEDDPSEVSE; this is encoded by the coding sequence ATGATGAATAACCCAGCCGTTAAACTCGTTCGTCCAGCTGATCACGTTTACGGAATCGTCAAGCGGCGTATCATGCTGAACGAACTCAAGCCCATGGCCGTGCTCACCGAGCTTGGCCTTGCGCATGAGATCGGCTGCAGTCAGGGCACGATAAGAGAGGCGCTGCTCAGGCTGCAGGAAGATGGCCTGGTCATTCGCACGGGACGGCGAGGGACCGTGGTCACGCGCTTGGAGGACGAAGAGGCGGAGGAGATGCTGGCGCTTCGGCGGCGCCTGGAAATGCGTGGTGCGGAACGCGCGACCCGCAACGTGGATGCCCGTTCGCTCGATGCGATCATGGCAATCCGCGAGACGATGAATGAAGCTGCCGAAGCTGATGATGAATTTCAGCTCATTGAGGCCGACAAGGATTTTCATCTTGCGATCTTCCGGCTGTCGCAGCTCGAGGCATTGGAGCAGATCCTCGCACGGTGCATCATGCACACCCACCGCTCCAAGCTTTGGGCGCCGCGACATCGCAGGCCGCTCCATGATACGGCGCGGCGGCACGACATCCTGATCGACCGTCTCGTGGCACGCGATGGGCCTGGACTAGCGGAAGAACTCGGATCGCATATCGATACAATCGTCCTCGAAGATGATCCGTCGGAGGTGAGCGAGTAG
- a CDS encoding GntR family transcriptional regulator: MNGEIELLQAVQREPVVKHVHRELRRAILQGRFAVEARLVETAIAKLLNVSRTPVREAISKLELEGLVRRLPGGGVVVEDTSSKLSEVIVLRQSLEGAAARLICMRASDAELAAFRTECEALLKALPTMAVQQRANLDRKFHLNLGELSASTRLANLIEEFYEYSDSELAPAGSAAEVVQLQKQHVAIAEALVARDSVRAEAAIRDHLETVLNMVRARVQA, from the coding sequence ATGAACGGTGAGATCGAGCTTTTGCAGGCTGTGCAACGCGAGCCGGTGGTCAAGCATGTCCATCGCGAGCTGCGACGCGCCATCTTGCAGGGGCGTTTTGCGGTCGAGGCCCGACTGGTCGAGACGGCTATTGCCAAGCTCCTCAATGTCAGTCGCACACCCGTTCGCGAGGCGATTTCGAAACTCGAGCTCGAAGGACTCGTCCGGCGGCTGCCCGGTGGGGGGGTGGTGGTCGAGGACACCAGCTCGAAGCTGTCAGAAGTCATCGTTCTGCGTCAAAGCCTGGAAGGAGCCGCCGCACGCTTGATCTGTATGCGAGCGAGCGACGCGGAGCTCGCGGCTTTTCGCACCGAATGCGAAGCCCTTCTGAAGGCCCTGCCAACGATGGCCGTGCAGCAGCGAGCCAATCTCGATCGAAAGTTTCACCTCAATCTCGGGGAATTGTCCGCGAGCACGCGTCTCGCTAACCTCATCGAGGAATTCTACGAATATTCCGACAGTGAGCTTGCTCCCGCCGGTAGCGCCGCCGAGGTGGTTCAACTGCAGAAGCAGCATGTCGCGATCGCGGAAGCACTCGTGGCTCGCGACTCCGTCCGCGCCGAGGCCGCCATCCGGGACCACCTTGAGACCGTCCTGAATATGGTTCGCGCACGCGTACAGGCCTGA